A stretch of the Acidilobus sp. 7A genome encodes the following:
- a CDS encoding V-type ATP synthase subunit D, translated as MAIDVRSTLPTKINLIRLRREYATIKRIRRVLEEKRDVLLHYIRSVADDYNKYQKEVYGTLEDMYTSFYRGEAAEGPQRTWAFASSVKESLRVKAGVTVIFTVRAPVFQLLPSTIATPAIPPGASPDLVESFIMLREELPAILRLVQYEETIRRLIEELRRTQRLINSLDYVVIPSYEKAIKFISMVLDEREREDFVRLKHLKRMLAATREAVAKAAVPQ; from the coding sequence TTGGCAATAGACGTCAGAAGCACCCTGCCAACCAAGATTAACCTAATAAGGCTACGAAGGGAGTATGCCACTATAAAGAGAATTAGGAGGGTCCTTGAGGAGAAGAGGGACGTGTTGCTCCACTACATAAGGAGCGTTGCTGATGACTACAACAAGTACCAGAAGGAGGTCTACGGCACGCTTGAGGATATGTACACCAGTTTCTATCGCGGCGAGGCTGCTGAGGGCCCCCAGAGGACCTGGGCGTTCGCCTCCTCTGTCAAGGAGTCACTGAGGGTTAAGGCGGGGGTCACAGTGATCTTCACTGTGAGGGCCCCGGTCTTCCAGCTGCTACCGAGCACAATAGCGACCCCAGCAATACCCCCAGGGGCCTCGCCTGACCTTGTTGAGAGCTTTATCATGCTCAGGGAGGAGCTCCCAGCCATACTGAGGCTTGTCCAGTACGAGGAGACCATAAGGAGGCTCATAGAGGAGCTTAGGAGGACGCAGAGGCTCATAAACTCCCTTGACTATGTCGTGATCCCAAGCTACGAGAAGGCTATAAAGTTCATCTCGATGGTACTTGACGAGAGGGAGAGGGAGGACTTCGTCAGGCTGAAGCACCTCAAAAGAATGCTTGCCGCCACTAGGGAGGCTGTCGCTAAGGCAGCAGTGCCCCAATAA
- a CDS encoding DHHA1 domain-containing protein: MELRSRTDRRVFIITHNDLDGVGAAASYLRIVGVRPEDASVLFAEPYNVDQAVERLAPYLEPRSTLAFMDIGYNLESTPRALEALRSFSSKDLNIEWYDHHVWAEEDINKVLSAGARLFIDRSTCGAGVVIRYASKLYGVEADDFLRKLESAVCAADLWKWDDPMAPKLFRASTSPPGVKNGEWKETLVKKFFSGVLWDEELQSRLNDYLAEELSRSSKELKGLYTSRGGGCAVAAIVRDFDLPSDSIMGSMIISRARASAAALIKRRGFRRVSISLRSRGAANVQVVARYLGGGGHPRASGASMRLPLGIAILSVFSRRLLARYVSERLLDVALKTNACSSVHAEGYMA, encoded by the coding sequence ATGGAGTTACGGTCAAGGACTGACCGAAGGGTTTTCATAATTACACACAACGACCTGGATGGAGTAGGGGCAGCGGCCTCTTACCTGAGGATAGTTGGCGTGCGCCCAGAGGATGCCTCGGTGCTGTTTGCGGAGCCGTACAACGTTGACCAGGCTGTTGAGAGGCTGGCGCCTTACCTGGAGCCCCGCTCGACACTGGCCTTTATGGACATAGGCTACAACTTAGAGTCGACGCCCAGGGCGCTTGAGGCCCTCAGGTCCTTCAGCTCCAAGGACCTTAACATAGAGTGGTACGACCACCACGTGTGGGCAGAGGAGGACATAAACAAGGTCCTCTCGGCTGGCGCCAGGCTCTTCATAGACAGGAGCACGTGCGGCGCCGGCGTCGTGATAAGGTATGCCTCTAAGCTATACGGGGTTGAGGCTGACGACTTCCTAAGGAAGCTTGAGAGCGCCGTCTGCGCCGCCGACCTGTGGAAGTGGGATGACCCAATGGCCCCGAAGCTCTTCAGGGCATCAACCTCGCCTCCAGGCGTTAAGAATGGGGAGTGGAAGGAGACTCTTGTTAAGAAGTTCTTCTCAGGCGTCCTCTGGGACGAGGAGCTACAATCAAGGCTTAACGACTACTTGGCTGAGGAGCTCTCGAGGTCATCAAAGGAGCTCAAGGGGCTTTACACCTCAAGAGGCGGAGGGTGTGCAGTAGCGGCCATCGTCAGGGACTTTGACCTTCCGTCAGACAGCATAATGGGCTCCATGATCATATCAAGGGCGCGCGCCAGCGCGGCGGCCCTAATAAAGAGGAGGGGCTTCAGGAGGGTGTCCATATCGCTGAGGAGCAGGGGCGCCGCCAACGTTCAAGTCGTAGCCCGCTACCTGGGCGGCGGAGGACATCCAAGGGCCTCAGGGGCCTCAATGAGGTTGCCGCTAGGCATCGCTATACTGAGCGTCTTCAGCAGAAGGCTGTTGGCAAGGTACGTCTCAGAGAGACTCCTGGACGTGGCGCTTAAGACCAACGCCTGCAGCTCAGTTCATGCAGAAGGATATATGGCTTAG
- a CDS encoding tRNA (guanine-N1)-methyltransferase — translation MDAYGYDALGSKEWLESDKLYRLGFQYAAVETLVREYFIGEEPFKGKKAYETEWKGKPKSIVYGRGDVSADAVIVRRPSPTEKTIPWRALLDYLPQPPLPLFVIDLSMKFLHTPEELSKLRLQLSVTLSVMREYLWDAHMSVTGTDEETAKWINEVMGVNKVAIVNARPSEVLWGYDADKVIILRPDASTPLKADDVMTADAFLLGGIVDKIPRPGLSRMLDSLVPWGVPRRIELRGSVIGVPERINRIVEILLKSRYLYDGDVEKAIITTMSKKDRVARAYREIMKYTSERKVDRVGGDFYEQLRSWLSLTYDEFLEAARRAHVEVAN, via the coding sequence ATGGATGCCTATGGCTACGATGCCCTAGGATCTAAGGAGTGGCTTGAGAGTGACAAGCTGTACAGGCTCGGCTTTCAGTACGCGGCTGTGGAGACCCTGGTTAGGGAGTACTTCATAGGGGAGGAGCCCTTCAAGGGCAAGAAGGCGTATGAGACTGAGTGGAAGGGCAAGCCCAAGTCAATAGTGTACGGGAGGGGCGACGTGAGCGCAGACGCGGTAATTGTTAGGAGGCCGTCCCCCACTGAAAAGACTATCCCCTGGAGGGCCCTACTTGACTACCTCCCCCAGCCGCCTCTCCCGCTCTTTGTAATAGACCTCAGCATGAAGTTCCTTCACACCCCCGAGGAGCTCTCAAAGCTTAGGCTTCAGCTGAGCGTGACCCTCTCCGTCATGAGGGAGTACCTCTGGGACGCCCACATGTCAGTGACAGGCACCGACGAGGAGACAGCCAAATGGATAAATGAGGTCATGGGCGTTAACAAGGTTGCAATAGTTAACGCGAGGCCAAGCGAGGTCCTCTGGGGGTACGACGCTGACAAGGTAATCATTCTGAGGCCTGACGCCTCCACGCCGCTAAAGGCTGACGACGTGATGACTGCCGACGCCTTCCTGTTGGGCGGCATAGTTGACAAGATACCAAGGCCAGGCCTCAGCAGGATGCTCGACAGCCTGGTCCCCTGGGGCGTGCCCAGGAGGATAGAGCTCAGGGGCTCAGTGATAGGCGTGCCTGAGCGCATAAACAGGATAGTTGAGATCCTCCTGAAGAGCCGCTACCTCTACGACGGCGACGTTGAGAAGGCGATAATAACAACTATGAGCAAGAAGGACAGGGTGGCTAGGGCCTACAGGGAGATCATGAAGTACACAAGCGAAAGGAAGGTCGACAGGGTTGGAGGCGACTTTTACGAGCAGCTCAGGTCCTGGCTTTCGCTCACCTACGACGAGTTCCTTGAGGCTGCAAGGCGCGCGCACGTGGAGGTAGCGAACTGA
- the rnhB gene encoding ribonuclease HII: protein MSWIIGVDEAGRGSLVGDLILAAFAIEEGSLSLLRDMGVRDSKQLTPAQRERLYTPLTRLGVFAVVPIRPADIDRENINVLEERAAATAISLIFRRVRPQEVRAIYIDKFGELRALPEELRRMGFRGKLVVEPKADVNYVAVSAASIIAKVIRDRRIGVLRSMYGVEGSGYPSDPLTVKWVRKVLSSGERPPIIRYSWGTLRGTEAFVNKTKAHKRTLEDFMT, encoded by the coding sequence TTGAGCTGGATAATAGGTGTTGACGAGGCCGGGCGAGGGAGCCTGGTAGGGGACCTAATTCTGGCGGCCTTCGCTATAGAGGAGGGCAGCCTGAGCCTCCTGCGCGACATGGGCGTCAGGGACAGCAAGCAGCTCACCCCGGCCCAGAGGGAGAGGCTCTATACACCGCTCACTAGGCTTGGGGTCTTTGCGGTGGTCCCGATCAGGCCGGCCGATATAGACAGGGAGAACATCAACGTGCTTGAGGAGAGGGCGGCGGCGACCGCCATCTCCCTGATATTCAGGAGGGTGAGGCCTCAGGAGGTGAGAGCAATTTACATAGACAAGTTCGGCGAGCTTAGGGCTCTCCCAGAGGAGCTGAGGCGCATGGGGTTCAGGGGAAAGCTCGTCGTGGAGCCTAAGGCTGACGTTAATTATGTTGCGGTTTCGGCCGCCAGCATAATAGCTAAGGTCATAAGGGACCGCAGGATAGGGGTTCTGAGGTCCATGTATGGGGTTGAGGGCAGCGGCTACCCGTCAGACCCCCTCACAGTGAAGTGGGTAAGGAAGGTGCTCTCCTCAGGCGAGAGGCCCCCGATAATAAGGTACTCATGGGGGACCCTGAGGGGCACGGAGGCGTTTGTAAACAAAACTAAGGCCCACAAGAGGACCCTTGAGGACTTCATGACTTAA
- a CDS encoding nicotinamide mononucleotide deamidase-related protein — MALAQGPKAWLLTIGNEILIGRVVNTNASWLARRLTFLGFSVERIIVTPDDLEEISEELRRAIARRVRLAVTTGGLGPTYDDRTLEAVALASGLKLVLNKEAYDMVARKYSEGGLQMSKEREKMAYMPEGAVPLRNSVGTAPGSWLVVGDTIIVSLPGVPKEMEAIFDEEVMPRLQPFAPRLSVVECGFRVVGVPESSLAPYVEEAERKNPGCYVKSHPKGIEVGAPVLEIKVLASGSSREEATSRALSALEMVKRGAKELGGEISEEGCP; from the coding sequence TTGGCGCTGGCGCAGGGACCTAAGGCGTGGCTCCTCACCATAGGCAACGAGATACTGATAGGCAGGGTAGTCAACACTAACGCATCATGGCTTGCTAGGAGGCTGACGTTCCTCGGCTTCAGCGTTGAGAGAATTATAGTGACGCCTGACGACCTGGAGGAGATTAGCGAGGAGCTCAGGAGGGCCATAGCGAGGAGGGTGAGGCTAGCCGTAACGACCGGTGGCCTGGGGCCCACATATGACGACAGGACCCTTGAGGCCGTCGCCCTGGCCTCCGGGCTTAAGCTGGTGCTCAACAAGGAGGCGTACGATATGGTCGCCAGGAAGTACAGCGAAGGCGGGCTCCAGATGTCCAAGGAGAGGGAGAAGATGGCCTACATGCCTGAGGGTGCCGTGCCGCTTAGGAACTCCGTGGGCACAGCCCCAGGCTCATGGCTTGTCGTGGGGGACACCATAATAGTATCGCTCCCGGGCGTTCCAAAGGAGATGGAGGCGATATTCGATGAGGAGGTCATGCCAAGGCTGCAGCCTTTTGCTCCGAGGCTTTCAGTTGTAGAGTGCGGCTTCAGAGTTGTAGGCGTTCCAGAGTCCTCGCTGGCCCCCTACGTTGAAGAGGCGGAGAGGAAGAACCCTGGCTGTTACGTCAAGAGCCACCCGAAGGGCATAGAGGTCGGGGCTCCCGTTCTTGAAATAAAGGTCCTGGCATCGGGGTCGAGCAGGGAGGAGGCGACGTCAAGGGCTCTCTCAGCCCTGGAGATGGTGAAGCGTGGGGCAAAGGAGCTCGGTGGAGAGATTAGCGAGGAAGGCTGTCCGTGA
- a CDS encoding ABC transporter ATP-binding protein, with product MGLSVRRLVKSFGKHRVLDNIDLDVNDGELFVILGYSGSGKTTLLRCIAGLEKVDSGKIIIDDKDVTDMPPGKRSVSMLFQNYVLYPHKTVLENIMMPIENERDARKRAIEMADELGIRDFLERYPSQLSGGQQQRVALARALVKRPRVLLLDEPLSNIDAPQRIAARRFIKDLQRREKITTIYVTHDQIEAMAEADRMAIMMNGKILQVGTPEELYYEPANKYVAAFIGDPPMAVVEGSAFGIKGYIGVRADDVSIGDGPYEGIVDTAEFIMGKYLVHIVVGDDIEIRGYSSSKPREGERVKFNILKYKIFSE from the coding sequence TTGGGACTCTCGGTCAGGAGACTCGTCAAGAGCTTCGGCAAACATAGGGTCCTCGACAACATAGATTTAGATGTAAATGACGGTGAGCTCTTTGTTATACTCGGCTACTCGGGTTCCGGGAAGACTACGCTACTGAGGTGCATAGCAGGCCTTGAGAAGGTTGACTCAGGAAAGATAATTATAGATGATAAGGACGTCACTGACATGCCGCCAGGCAAGAGGTCCGTGTCCATGTTGTTTCAGAACTACGTACTCTACCCCCATAAGACCGTCCTCGAGAACATAATGATGCCTATAGAGAACGAGCGTGACGCCAGGAAGCGAGCCATAGAGATGGCTGACGAGCTTGGAATAAGGGACTTCCTCGAAAGATACCCCTCCCAGCTGTCAGGCGGACAGCAGCAGAGGGTGGCGCTCGCTAGGGCGTTGGTGAAGAGGCCGAGGGTTCTCCTGCTTGACGAGCCGCTGAGCAACATCGACGCGCCACAGAGGATCGCCGCCAGGAGGTTCATAAAGGACCTGCAGAGGAGGGAGAAGATAACTACCATTTACGTAACACATGACCAGATAGAGGCCATGGCCGAGGCTGACAGGATGGCCATAATGATGAATGGGAAGATACTTCAGGTTGGCACGCCAGAGGAGCTTTACTATGAGCCGGCCAACAAGTACGTGGCAGCCTTTATAGGTGACCCGCCCATGGCTGTTGTAGAAGGCTCCGCGTTTGGAATTAAGGGCTACATTGGCGTGAGGGCTGACGACGTCTCTATAGGCGATGGCCCCTATGAGGGGATCGTCGACACTGCTGAGTTCATAATGGGCAAGTACCTAGTTCACATAGTTGTAGGTGATGATATTGAAATTAGGGGGTACTCTAGCAGTAAGCCTAGGGAGGGCGAGAGGGTCAAGTTCAACATATTAAAGTACAAAATCTTTAGCGAGTGA
- a CDS encoding HIT domain-containing protein encodes MDWPKSWYEILWAPWRMAYIATVAGKQNSGCFLCEAAKGSDDRASLVVLRGGHSFVILNRYPYNTGHLMIAPYRHVASPEDLRDDEMREIGLLLKASLEALRAVYRPEGFNIGINVGDVAGAGVPGHMHVHVVPRWKGDSNFITVIGGTKVISQTLEETYDKLRPELEKAARKYGVTVKD; translated from the coding sequence ATGGACTGGCCAAAGTCTTGGTACGAGATCCTCTGGGCCCCATGGAGGATGGCATACATAGCTACCGTGGCCGGCAAGCAGAATAGCGGCTGCTTCCTGTGCGAGGCGGCCAAGGGCAGCGATGACAGGGCGTCACTTGTCGTCCTGAGGGGCGGGCACTCTTTTGTGATACTGAATAGGTACCCGTACAACACTGGACACCTGATGATAGCGCCCTACAGGCATGTGGCCTCGCCGGAGGACCTGAGAGATGACGAGATGAGGGAGATAGGCCTCCTCCTCAAGGCCTCCCTTGAGGCCCTCAGGGCCGTCTACAGGCCTGAGGGCTTTAACATAGGCATTAACGTGGGCGACGTTGCCGGGGCCGGCGTCCCTGGCCACATGCACGTTCATGTTGTCCCAAGGTGGAAGGGCGACTCAAACTTCATAACTGTGATAGGCGGGACGAAGGTGATATCACAGACCCTTGAGGAGACCTACGATAAGCTGAGGCCCGAGCTTGAGAAAGCGGCGAGGAAGTATGGAGTTACGGTCAAGGACTGA
- a CDS encoding iron-sulfur cluster assembly protein codes for MSQTKSRPPNLKVSGDPDLITIVENALKEVYDPEIPVDVYNLGLVYEIEATREGGRPKVRILMTLTAVGCPVTGSILGYVQQAILDKVPGIKEDDVEIDITFEPPWSPDMVSEEGRELLKEVYGYDVVEDWKQRYQQLNEEQAAQQSTSEQPAQQGKT; via the coding sequence ATGTCTCAGACTAAGAGCAGGCCGCCCAACCTTAAGGTCAGCGGTGACCCGGACCTCATAACGATCGTCGAGAACGCACTGAAGGAGGTCTATGACCCGGAGATACCAGTCGACGTCTACAACCTTGGGCTCGTCTATGAGATAGAGGCCACGAGGGAGGGCGGCAGGCCTAAGGTGAGGATCCTAATGACGTTAACAGCAGTGGGCTGCCCGGTCACGGGATCAATACTGGGGTACGTGCAGCAGGCAATACTTGATAAGGTGCCTGGCATAAAAGAGGACGACGTTGAAATAGATATCACCTTTGAGCCTCCGTGGAGCCCAGACATGGTTAGCGAGGAGGGCAGGGAGCTCCTCAAGGAGGTTTACGGCTACGACGTAGTCGAGGACTGGAAGCAGAGGTATCAGCAGCTCAATGAGGAGCAGGCCGCCCAGCAGTCGACTTCTGAGCAGCCAGCCCAGCAAGGAAAAACGTAA
- a CDS encoding prepilin peptidase codes for MGPPLWLPWALTAAVAIYPAVLDAQYRSVPEHLWYLGAKVVAVISFIAYLGLYPLRLLAAFYLESLVAPAAVALAAALGFMGAGDVWASLAIALMIPAPPPGSIMPPSLLIVLLASLLEVAARPIVAYIKARQLGGRWEGLKVILSCGNAHRTRWWFPVGSSAVSESPSEAIARACSNDSEVVLEPGMPFVTFILIALPLALLLELTLFRVP; via the coding sequence TTGGGCCCTCCTCTGTGGCTCCCCTGGGCCCTGACAGCCGCTGTTGCCATCTACCCTGCGGTCCTTGACGCGCAGTACAGGTCTGTCCCTGAGCACCTTTGGTACCTTGGGGCAAAGGTGGTAGCCGTCATATCCTTTATCGCCTACCTCGGGCTCTACCCGCTCAGGCTCCTCGCCGCGTTTTACCTTGAGTCTCTGGTGGCCCCGGCGGCGGTGGCTCTAGCGGCGGCGCTTGGATTCATGGGCGCCGGCGACGTCTGGGCGTCGCTGGCCATCGCCCTTATGATACCGGCCCCTCCTCCTGGCTCCATTATGCCGCCCTCCCTGCTTATTGTGCTCCTGGCATCGCTGCTCGAGGTGGCGGCAAGGCCAATAGTGGCGTACATTAAGGCTAGGCAGCTGGGGGGCAGGTGGGAGGGCCTCAAAGTTATCCTGAGCTGCGGCAACGCGCACAGGACAAGGTGGTGGTTTCCAGTCGGCTCCTCTGCCGTCAGCGAGAGCCCCTCGGAGGCCATAGCGAGGGCCTGCTCTAATGACAGCGAGGTCGTCCTGGAGCCCGGCATGCCGTTCGTTACGTTTATTTTAATTGCCCTGCCCCTGGCCCTCCTACTGGAGCTCACGCTGTTCAGGGTGCCTTAG